The Candidatus Neomarinimicrobiota bacterium DNA segment GCAAAATATTCACACTGTATGGGAATCAGCACCGAATCGGAAGCAGTAAAACTGTTAACTGTCAGAACATTGGTTGAAGGTGGACAATCAATAAAAATAAAATCATAGAGAGGAACCACGGAATGAATTGCCTCTTTCAGGCGGGTCTCCCGGGCCAGCATATTGACCATTTCCACTTCTGCACCAACCAACCGGGGATTGGCCGGCATAATATCCAGGTAAGGCAGGTCCGTATTAACAATGGCACTTTTTGCCGGTTCATTCCCGATAATAACCTCATAGGTTGTATATTTTGCATGGTTGACATCGATACCGAGCCCTGAGGTTGCATTGGACTGGGGATCTATATCAATCAGGAGGACTTTATTTTCCATGACGGCAATGGAAGCGGCCAGGTTGATGGCCGTCGTCGTCTTTCCCACACCCCCTTTTTGATTGGCTATTGAAACAACTTTACCCATAATTCATCCTGTTTTTCCAGCCTCAAAATTTAATCCCCGGGATTATTTTAAACAATGATTGTTTTGAGAATGGAAAGTGGAGAGTGGAGCATATTGAATCCAAGTTTTTTCTTGTCAACAAATAATAATCAGAATAAATTCACCTGCTTTTTGAGATATGCCCAGGTGGTGAAACTGGCAGACACGCTAGGTTCAGGGTCTAGTGAGATTACTCTCGTGCGAGTTCGAATCTCGCCCTGGGCACATACCAACAACACAATGAACTTTAAC contains these protein-coding regions:
- a CDS encoding ParA family protein, with the translated sequence MGKVVSIANQKGGVGKTTTAINLAASIAVMENKVLLIDIDPQSNATSGLGIDVNHAKYTTYEVIIGNEPAKSAIVNTDLPYLDIMPANPRLVGAEVEMVNMLARETRLKEAIHSVVPLYDFIFIDCPPSTNVLTVNSFTASDSVLIPIQCEYFALEGLTQLLNTIRLIQKSLNRKLDIEGILLTMYDSRLNLSHMVKSEVEQYFGDKVYKTVINRNVRLGEAPSYGEPIITFDIHSTGAKNYMDLAKEFIRNDKQKT